gcaagaaataaaggaaaccaaggaatgggccaaagaaatgtaaggcccatcatcagaCAAAGCCTAGCTCTTGAATGAAGCGGGAAAGCAAAGAACAGCCCacataagaggtcaaaaaacaCGGACGGCGAGCCTCCAAACCACGGAAGACGAATGGGCAACaggcaagttttggacacatatggaatgaaggcacgcgcaaggcccagacaccaccagcctgtacctaACCAATACAGAGCATGGTGAGGTCGAGGGGTCAGAGgatcagagggcatggtttggtggtggggagaggagaaaaatctatttttatggtTCTGGCTTAAGCTCTTTCGGGGTGGTGTTCTGCTGGGATgacttactacccaaaagaggcaagctgagttggaaccattacgtgcatgccatgagggataaggagagagaaataacccagCCCGTggcaggaaagggtgccacggcagactagcaaacaaaatactcttccttGTCTAGTGATGGGAGGGCGACACATAGACGGCACAGTAATGGTCGgccagtacacccagaccagacaaagggaattaagggttaaaatagtaaaattggGTCAcagcaggcactataaaagaaGGGTCTTGCCATGAACAGGGGACAACACGGAACGGAACTTAGGGaaggaaatagaaaacttaaaagaactagaaaaggaaaacatagtgagaagaaagaaagaaataatgagAGTTAGAAAGGTGGGCATGCACCGATAGATTAATCCTTTCTCTCCCTCATGAAATCCGGCCCTCTGTAGGAAAAAACTCGAAAACATCTACGCAGAAAACCACTTAGGCCCGTTTCCCTCAGAGCCGTTAACCTCTACGACAGGATTCATTCTTGAGAGATTGATCGCTTTGAGGAGGGACGTTCTCCCCTTTGTGATTCTGCTCCTGCGGATTGAATTTCCAGTCATATTCCTCCAGTATTCCAATTGACCCGTGAACATTTGATGTTTTCtctgttatttcttttttccctctcttccataaaaggaaaacaaatagtGTTGTTATTGTAATTGATGTTAAGGGCTATTTGGTCATTTCCCCATTTAAGTGGGTAGATATTTAGgggcaaaaggaaaaaagaaaacaaagccCCTCACAAACAATGCCACCAAAGTCCAGGACGACACAGAATCTGAGTGCTGTACCCTCGCAAGCAGAATCTAGGCCAACAACGCCTCACCAACAACAACTTAACCAAACGGAAGGTGCCAACAGAATGGGGGCTGATCCTCAGCCTTAGACAAGAGTCCTCGCGGACAATGTCAACACTTTCATTGAAGTATTGCAATCACTGCAGCACTCGTAGCAACAAATGATAGAAGAGATCCGTCAACTgaaagcaaacaaaacaaaggaaaaaagcaGCCAGCATGACCTAGATCATGCGGCAGACAGAGAGGAGACACTGGCAGGAGGTGTCCCACGGAATGCTGAACAGCGCTTCATTACTATGGCTGAAGTAGCGGCTCTCCTGGAGTAAGAGAGAGCCAAAACACCaaaggagaggttttacacATGAAGACCTCCTTACCCTCTAAAGGTACTCAGCAAACCATACCCTGAGAGGTATAAGCCAAGGGCCTTTTCACAGTACGATGGCAGGaagggaagtgcagtagagcaCATGAGCAAATTTATTGATACCCTTGGCCCTTACGCAGCAGACGAAGACTTATGTCTGCAGGAATTTTCAAAGTCACTGTGTGACCGGGCATACACCTGGTACGTTGGCTTAAAACCAGGATCGATCCCAACTTGGGATGACATGGTGGATATATTTTGCACTAAGTACTTCCACAAAGAAGAAACGGTAACGCTCGCAACTCTGCAAGTAACCAAGCAAAGGAATGGTGAAAATTTGATGGAATACATCAAACGGTTCAGGGACATAGCACTTGATTACTATGACCACTGTGAAGAAAGGACCTTAGTAGAAATGTGCATGACCAACATGATTCGGGAATTTAGAGCTGTCCTGGAAAATCTAGAGATTTCCCAGTTCGCATAACTATTGCAGAAAGCTAGAAAGATGGCTCAGTCTGTAAAACCCAGTTTAGACAAAAGGAACGCCCCGCAGGCTATGGCAGTGTCCACTGGAGAGCAGAGAAGGAAAACAGAGGGGAGGGAGTATGATATGCCCCCACCCCTACCATGTACTCCAAAGGAGCTGGATGTGCTACTTGAAAAATGGATAGCGGATGGGATCTTTAAACCCAACCAAGTTTCAAGAGAGCCCACGGAGGAAGAAAGGAGAGACCCTCGCTTCTACCGCCTACACAACTATGTACAACATCCCATCGCAGAATGCTGGGCGCTTCGCAGGCTGGTGCACCGTAGGATTAAAGAAGGCATATTGGAGCTAACCTAGCAGGAAGTCCAAAGAAACCCATTCCCAAACCACAAGGGAAAGGGTATAGCAGCAGTAGTAATATGCGCAGACTTGGGAGAAAACGAGGAAGAAAATTTGGCCTTGCTTGCCACAGCGATTACCACTCTACAGCAGAGTGCCAAGTTCAAAAATCTATTTGACCAGTTGGGACTTACagcaaaagaaaggaaaatagcCACGGAGGCTTTGGTAAGTATAGCCTCCGGGGCAGGGGTGGAATGCCTGTCAGCAGAAATGCCAGAAGACAGAGCCCTCCTACAGGAATCAACAGAAATCACGTTCAGCAGTGAAGATATGGAGGTGGGACACCCAGATCACAGGAGGCCTCTTTATTTAGCAGCATCTATAAATCAAATCCCTATCAAGAGGGCCCTGGTGGATACAGGTGCATCCGTAAACCTCATTCCGTTGAGCACCTTGCAAGCAGCAGGAATTTTAGAAAGAAAGATCCAAGGATACCCGATGGAAGTAACGGGGTTCGGTGAAAGAGGTGAGTACACCGCAGGCCATATTTAGTTGTGGTTGAAAGTAGGCTCTATAGCTTCTTTAGCTCGTTTCCATGTGGTCAGAACGGAAGTATCCTATCATGTGCTTTTAGGAATGCCCTGGTTACACAAACACCAACTGGTCCCATCCACCTACCACCAATGTGTGAAAGGAAGATTGAATGGCAGGATGATACGCATAGTTGTAAACCCCTCGCCATTTGAGCAGGCAGAAGCCCACTTGTTGGAAATCATGTTTTATGACCAATGAGCTCCATCTAGGAAAACTCGGTTTCAAAGCCATGAGGTACCTTCGTGCTTAGGTGGGAAGATGTCCAAGACGACCCAGAACTTGATTTAAGAGAACTACTGGCgcgaaagaagaaaagaaaagaagcgcTTGCCGCGGAGCCAGACGAAACACCTAAGTGCATCAGGGTCCGAGGCCTTGATGGCAGGATTGTGTATAAGTTATGAAGGTGCGTGGGGCCTACAGGTGAGATGCAAGTGGGTCCCACCCAAAAAGGGCAACAAGAGAGTTTGGCGTGTTGCGTCGCTAAAGAAAGtttgggaaaagaagaagagaaggatgAGGAAGTTACAGCAGAAAAGGACGCACAGGTTGTGGTAGAGGAAGAATTGGAAGAAATTGACTTAGGGTTTGATTCACGAGAACCAAGGCCTATCTCAATTAGTGCAAGCCTGACAGAAGAGGAGAAGTCAAAACTCATACTGTTGTTGAAAGAATTCAAAGACGTTTTTGTTTGGGACTACAGCGAAATGCCAGGACTGGATTCCGGGCTAGTTGCACATACATTAAATGTAAACCTAGAGGCCAAGCCGGTGGCCCAGCCTGCCAGGATATTTCACACAGAAATAGAAGAGCAGATAGTCAAAGAGGAGCAGAAGTTGTTGGCCGCAAGATTCATCAAGCCTATTCAACATCCCTGCTGGCTATCCAACATAGtaccagtgaagaagaagaacgacCAGATAAGATGCTGTGTAGATTTCAAAAATCTCAACAAAACTTGTCCAAAGGACGAATTCCCATTGCCAAACATGGATTTACTAATAGATTTCGCAGTAGGAAGTGCCATGTTTTCATTCATGGATGGTTTTAGCGGATACAATTAGATCAGAATGGCACCAAAGGATGCAGAGAAAACTGCTTTCAGAACACCCATGGGAATTTTTATTACACTGTGATGCCCTTCGGTTAAAAAATGCAGGCGCAACTTACCAACGAGCAATGGCGGCCATATTTCACGATATGATGCACCAGGAGCTAGAagactatgtggatgacatagtgGTTAAGTCAAAGAGAAGAGAGGAGCACTTTTGTGTGTTAAAAAGGGTATTCGAAAGATGCAAAACTTTCAAGTTAAGAATGAATCCCCTCAAGTGCATATTCGGAGTGTCCTTTGGGAAATTCTTGGGTTTCCTAGTTCACAGCTGGGGCATAGACATGGATCCGGCTAAAGCCACAACCATAGCAACTATGAGACATTCGACCACAGTAAAAGAATTAAAGAGCTTCTTAGAAAAGTTTCATATATCCGGAGATTCATCCTTAGATTGGCATCAATCACCTCTGCTTTCACCAAGTTGCTCAAGAAGGGGCAAAGTTTTGAATGGGGGGAAGTGCAACAGACGGCCTTCAAAAGGCTATAGCAGTTAATGATGAACCTCCCCACGAGTGCAGGCCCCTATTCATAAAAGACCACTGCTACTCTATTTGGCCACCAACTCATATGCCATCGGCGCACTAATCACTCAGGAAGATGGAGGTGGTGTTGAGCAGCCAATATACTACATCAGCCGTGCCTTAAAAGATGCAGAAACTCGTTACCCAAGGGTAGAGAGAGCGTGCCTGGCCATTGTATACGCTTCACAGAGGTTGCGTCACTATTTCTTGGCCTACGAAGTATGGCTGATGTCTAAGTCCCATGCCATTAAAGCTCTGTTACAACAGCCGATCCTCTCCGGCAGAATATCCCAATGGTTGTTACAGTTATCACAATACGACTTAAGAATGAGGACACCTAGGGCAGCGAAAAGTCAGGCTATAGCAGATTTATTGGCACAGTTTCCAGGAGAGGAAGAATTCCCACTGGATAATGAAGTTCCAGGGGAAGTAGCCATGGCAAAAGAAGTCAGAGAACAGTGGATAATGAAATTCGATGGGTTTTCTACTATCCATTCCGGAGGGGTAGGAGTAGTTTTGTACCTTGAAGAAGACAAGGCAGTGGCGCTGTTATTTAAGCTAGAATTCGCCTGTTCAAACAACACTGCGGAGTACGAGGCCTACTTAACCAGGCTTGCCACGACTCTCGAAATGGGAATCAAACATTTGAAAGTATTGGGGGATTCGAACTTGGTTGTTTGTCAGACCAAGGGAAGCTTTTCCTTAAAGGAGCCTAGCCTAGCCCTGTACAGAGCGATGGCCTAGAGAATGGAAGAAAAATTCTCAACCTTTAAAATAAAGCATGCCTCGAGAAATGAAAATCGGTATGCGGACGCATTAGTTGCACTGGGTTCGCAAATAATCTTCAAAGGGAGTAGCACTAGGATAGAAGTCAGCGAGAGGGAAGAATCCATCATTGAGATGTTGAAGGAAAAGTTCCGAGAGGAACAGGGTAAAGGGGATTGGCGGATCCCCATAAAGGAAATCTTGGTAAAAGGAGATGATGCAACAGaattaaaaatgtgaaaagACTATGCCTTGGTAAAAGAAGAGTTGTACCGTAAGATGCCAGGTGGGGTCTTATCCAGATGCGTAGGGCAGGAAGAAGCctagagaaaattgaaagaaatacacGACAAGACTTACGAGTCTTGCGGAGAAGTCAGTCTTTACCGCAGACTTCAGAGAGCAGACTTCTATTGGCCAAGTATGGGTAAAGATGCAGATAAAGTCCAAACCTAGTGTGAGACCTGCCAGCTTGTGGCAGATAGGGAGGAAAGTTACGCTGTATTCGTCAGCGAGGATTGGAGAAGCCCTTTCATACAGTACTTAACAGAAGACATCCTGCCACAGAAGCACAGTGAAAGATACAAGCTTAAGAGGTTGGCAACACGTTACTTCTTGCATAACATGGTCCTTTTCAAAAAGGTGTATGATGGGGACCCTTTGAGGTGTTTGGGCTCtgaagaagcaaaagaaatgataaaagaagtgCATTCAGGAGAATGTGGTGAGCACCAGGGGAAGAAAAAGCTTTACAGATGCCTACTGTAGGTGGGCtactactggccaaccatgAAAAAAGATGCGGCAGAATTTGTGAAAAGTTGTCATAGTTGCCAAGTACAAGCTAACTTGATTCATACCCATCCACAGGGCTTGCACAGCATGGTCACCCCATAGCCtttccacacttgggggctaGATTTCGTAGGGTTAGTCAACCCACCATCACGTGGATACATATGGATATTAGTaactacaaaatattttactaaatggGCAGAAGCAGTGCCACTCCATAAGGCCATAGGGGGAGCAGTGGCAAacttcatcaaagaaaatataattgtgaggTTTGGGGTGCCCCATAGGATCATTAGTGACAACGGCACACCATTTGTCAACAGTGATGTAAGGAGGATGCTAGAGTTCTACCAAGTCAAGCACCACAGGTCATCACTTTATTACCCTCAAGGAAATGGGCTAGCAGAGGCAACAAACAAAACTCTCATAAAGATTATCAGCAAAATGAGCCAAGAGTATACGGACGGATAGGCGATGCACCTGCTAGATGCTTTCTGGGCTTACAGAAAATCACCAAAGTTAGCCACAAACTTTTCACCCTTTTCCTTAATCTACGGAACTGAAGTAGTGAGTCCGGCAGAAATAATGACACCGTTCCTGAGGGTCATGCAGAcgcaagaaaaggaaaaagagggagaagtctTTGCGGCAAAAAGGTTTGAGGACCTAGAAGGGCTtgatgaaaagagagaagaaaccCAGGAACGCAGCCGTAGATACAGGCAAAAGATGACTGAAGCCTACGGCAGGATGACTAAGGAAAGACTATTTGCAGAAGGACAACTAGTGTTAAAAGTGGCAGACTATGTCAGGCGAGGTCTAGCAGGACCATCTAAGTTTGCACCAAAGTGAGAgggaccccttgtgataagggAAGTGCATCAAAGTGGGTATGATCGCCTAACTCAAATGGATGGCAGAGACTTGATGGATCCCATCAATGGGAAATGACTGAAACGTTATTTTGCTTAGGGGAAAGAGTTATGTGGTTGTCcatttcttttgttaaaaaaaaaaaacttttatgtttccttcacctttttttttttattcctccaAGTGACTATGTCACAGAAGAAAAAGTTGTAATGTGCTTTCATGAGTATGTAATGAAAAAGTACGAAGTATTAGCATCATGTTATagcaatagtaaaaaaagtagTAAAGTGTACCATCATTACAAACCCAAACTGTGGTAAACACACGCCAAATAACTACTGTAGGAAACATATAAGTGTTCTGTGCgacataacaaaaacaagaaagcaaagaaaagggAAGGGAATTGCGCCATCATCAATGGAGTCCAGAAATGAGACTCTGGTCTCCAAAACGACTGGGCCCACTAATGCCGAAAAGAAGATGCTCACGACGACCCTCCAAATCCGCCACCTCTTTCTTCAAAAACTCGATACGGGCATCTATGGCATCAACGACTGGCTGAACTCTCCTCATAAAAAGGGCTCGGGCAACTTCACGAAGATGATCAAGAACAAACTCCACAGCAAAGCCCACGCTGATAAGCTCCTGAATCACGGCCCTCCACTGCAGGATTCTCTCGGTAGAAACAGAATCGATGAAGTTATGCTCAATATCATTCAGCACGCATCCTAACATCTTCAAGAAATGCTCCCTAGCAGAACGGCCAAGACAGAATGCTTGCATAAAGTCGCCACGGCTGCTGTAGATCATTACCAAGTGAGAAACACAATCCTTAGGGACTCGGAAGTCATAAAAATCCACATAAGGAGGACCGGAAGCCCAGAAGTCTGCCGGACCAAGGTCGTTAACCTCCGGTTGGTCAAAGCGGGCAAAGAAGGTCGCAGCATCATCCGGAACGGCGGTGGAGCTGCTACCCACCTCAAACTGAGAAGGGGCAGTAGGAAGTGgacctatataaaaaaaaaaaaaaaaaaaaaaatgagaagccGTGGTCTGGGAAGAGAAgatttacaaagaaaaagaggatataataaaaggaaaagcaaaCTTGCCAGAGCTACCAGGAATGGGGACTGCGGGTGTATCAGAAACAAGTACGGTAGGCATAACAGAAGCAGGAGCAGTAGGTACGGCTGAAAATAGTGCGGAAGGTGCGGCAGGAATAGGCGCTACGAGTGTGGCAGGAGCAGTCATTCCTATGCCTGCTGCAATTCCTGGCCCCTCAGAAGTCTCTGCAAGCAAGAAGGTAGGCGTGCGAATGAAAcgtgttgtgaaattttaaaatacttgcAAGTGTAGgaaccgtaccgaagtatagttggacaagaacaAGGTCGAACCCATAGGGACTTGTatgaacgtaggaaaattaattaaaccttaaccaaattaatcctaatctagttgaataaaaattggttgtttgcaatcaaataaactaagcaaataataaaattaaacaaatagttaaactaagcaaaatatataaagcaataaaaagaagtaaacaatcaagagaaaggaattaaggttttggaatccgccttgtaaatcatatcagcatatatttataatcattaatttttctcaaccagtacatgataatctagaaatcaatcttgctatcaccGTAAAATATCAAGTattaaaatccttattttaaaaatcgaacccacagggacttgtatgaacgtaggaaaattaattaaaccttaaccaaattaatcctaatctagttgaataaaaattggttgtttgcaatcaaataaactaagcaaataataaaattaaacaaatagttaaactaagcaaaatatataaagcaataaaaagaagtaaacaattaagagaaaggaattaaggttttggaatccgccttgtaaatcatatcagcatatatttatgatcattaatttttctcaaccactacatgataatctagaaatcaatcttgcaatcatggaaaatatcatcattaaaatccttattttaaaaatcaaaagcatgttcttcttcgcttcttaagtataaaatcaaatcatcaattgtatccgtaaccaaacaaatcacaagatatatcaaattctaaaaatcaaatcataaattgtatccattgacagacaaatcacaagtgatatccaattttataatcaagaattaataaaccaagcattcaattaattaagacaaatcctaaatcatgagaaaaacatgattgaactcatatctaaaatctcatcttagtcaattgatatgaagcaagaacaatttaaatcattaaagaacaactattatgggaaaaataaaatcacataaatattattgataatccttaacaaggtttcatcctcaaccctaattataaatttagctactcatagtaactgaaagaaaacacaaaaataaaatactaaacattaaactagacaaataaaataaaactaactgtcatggaagaaaaccaaagaagtagccgcactctctatacattcagccctcaaccctagcactagcctcagcctccctgaattttgccctaaagagcccttaaataggtcaaggaatcctattacaagttgaattctcgtttggagaaaatcccagatttttaggcttcacttaaccgactattttggcccatttaacgaCATAATTTGGACTTTtagtaaactacaaagttgtatccCTTTAAGTTAtcgttccagcccaacttgaatcatctcaattggacatctgaggcgaaagttatgccaaaaatactaactgatgtgcagtctggaatcctaatccgaattagacttggatttggtgcaaatttcctttgattccttactccaactggacttaaatttaattgggttggtcttttcttgaattcatgcttGACTGAATGTAAAGAGcccttaaataggtcaaggaatcctattacaagttgaattctcgtttggagaaaatcccagatttttaggcttcacttaaccgactattttggcccatttaacgaCATAATTTGGACTTTTAGTAAACTATAAAGTTTtagccctttaagttatcgttccagcccaacttgaatcatctcaattggatatctgagccgaaagttatgctaaaaatactaactgatgtgcagtttggaatcctaatccgaattagacttggatttggtgcaaatttcctttgattccttactccaattggacttaaatttaattgggttggtcttttcttgaattcatgcttGACTGAATGTAAGTTGgtttgattcaattggcctagcctcactttgcatgtaaagcccttgttacctacaacacaaagatattatataatcagtcacaaaataacataaaagtaaggttaaatatgtagatatgtgagtactttattgtatatatttcatgcacatcaaaatgcaagtacaaaaaaaaaaagaaggggaaagAGCAAGGGAGGAAAGATACATACCCATGAAGTCAGGCTCGGGCGAAGCACTCTCCTCTTCATCGGAATCAGAAATCCTCTTCTTCAAGATGAGCGTATCATCGGGATCCTCAAGAATGTCATCGGACCCCTCAGAGGATAAGTCTGTATCAGGACCACGAGTAGTGGAACTAGGAATGGAGGAAGGGGTAACAACAAGGGAAGCACCGTCCTTTGCAGCCTGGGAGATAGCTGCAAAAGGGTCACTGGTCGAAATAACAAGCGGCAGAACGGAAGGAACGGTCTTGGTTTGAACGGCGGTAGGAGGAATGACTCCCTCTGGAGGAGTGGGTGTCTCAACGGACAAATGTATAGTCTCACCAACCCCTTCGATATGAGTACCCTCTCTGGGTACCGGCTCGGCGGAAGGGGTGGGAGTTTTGGCAGGAGCCTTATGTGCAGCAGTAGAGGGAGTGGGTGTTGCGAATACTACATCGGCCCCATCAAAAAAGCCTTCCACTGGTACACCCATGGAGGCGGAAATCTCCTCGGTAGTAGGGCGATATATGTATAGAGGTTCAGGCTCctccaataaaagaaaaaagaaaaggggaagaAGTGATTACAAATACCAACATGAAGACCAAAGGAATTAttaagcaaaaataaaagacacatgGCAAAGGGAGCACAtgcgaaaagaaaaaaaaagaagtgaagaaaagagaCTTACCTCAGATTCAGGCTCATCAAGCAAAATAGGGCGAGTAACTGACGAGTCTTCCTTATACTTAGACTAAAGAAAAGAGGCAGAGGAAATTAGCAAGATTAGCCGCAAGAAAGTTAAGAAGTatttctttgtaaaaaaaaaaaagggagagatgaCTTACCCTCTGCTCAGCAGCAGATACGAGGTGAGGGGTTGTCTTCCTTTTGCTACTACGAGTTCTACTAGCCATAGAAGCACCTGTAGGTGGTAGTGGGGTGGCAGGCTTGGTCTTGTCAGCAGATTTGAGCTTGGCAGGAACTTTCTTACTCGGTACAGAGATGTTTATTACCTTGACATTTTTCTCCCAACCGGGAGGGTAATCACCAGCATGCCAGTACCATCCTTTTTTCTCTGCATCCCATTCAAAAATGGCCGACCGATTTTGCTTCCTAACCGAGACAACCATACCTAGCCCATTAGGGGGAATAAGGGAGAAGCCACAGCTACCCACTAGCTCATTCACAAATATAGTCATCACCACATCCCAATAACCGTGCATGGGAAGAGTACAGAGACCCTCCCTTAGCGAACCGGGAACTGTAACGGCATTGAAGCGCTGCCTCCAAAACTTAAAGGCAGTATGCCGCAGGAAAGGGCGCACTGAAGTAGGAGATTTCATGAGGAAGGAAATTTCATCGGGGATATCTTGATCCAACCCAAACTGCATTCTCACTCGGTTGACAGGATAATGAACAAACCTAATGCCTTCATCGGCTAGGTAAGGCAGTCATCCGGCATTAGTGGCCGCCAGATAAGTAATCCCTGTTTCATCAAAGCTAACCAAAGGGGTGGTAGTCCCAATGGTGTCAACAAACGAACCTATGGCAGAATCCATGCAAGTATAATTTGCACCCAAGTTTTTATAGGCTCTCCAAGAAAAACCGACGCCTTCATCAAAAGATTTAACCACAGAATAGCCAATGAGCTTCAAACCAGACCAGTGAAAAGCAAGCTAAAaatcggactcaaacctaccgCAAAAGTCAGTAATTACTCTCGGACATATCTAGTACTTATCTTTAGCAAACCGAGCAGATCTTCACTTTGTCAAGTACTGAGCACAACGCTCAAACAACAACTGCTGAAGTATGGTACAGTGAACGGAAGAGGTAACAATGTGGCAGGACCCAGCCTGACTCTCATCACTACGAAGAATGTCTAATTGGACATACAGATGCCCCAGGAACATGGGGGCCAGCGGAAGGCGGGGGCCAGCGAAAGGCTCACCCTAGCAGACATTTTAATAGCCAAACGAAAGTACAAAGGCTTTATGGCATAGTGGGGGTGggacccaaaaacaaatttgcaaAGCCAAAATGCAATAAAAGCCGCGCGGCAAGCAGCAACAGAAAACTTAGAAGAAGAACTAACCCAGTATGACAACTTGGCGTTTCCGGCCATCTTTTTCCTCAATTCGGCCTCAATGGCCTCTTCCTTTGGAGAAAACACTAGAGTGGCAGGATCGGCATCACCAAGAATGGGTAGGAGTAACTGATTGGCCACATCCTCAAGGGTAACGGTGAGTTCGCCACATGAGAAAAAGAAGGTGTGGGTGGTGGTACACCACCGTCGGACCAAATGTCGGAGGTTGTAGAGGTCCCGGAAGTTCGACAGGCAGCGAGATGAGACAATAGCCTTCAAGACGCCGACTCGTTGCAACAACCCCATAAAGCCCGTATCGGAAAGCTCATTGTCAACCCATTCTCTCCAACCCAAGGCAGTGTCGGACCCAAATTCGAAATGAATGGGTACAGGAAGCGAGGTGCCTTGGCGAATGGCCAGATCGGGGATTGAAGATGCTAACAGAGCCCAAGAAACGTTGGGGTTTTGCCAGACAAGGGCAAGCCATACACGACCCGGTGGCAGCGGTGCATAGTCACCAGGAACTTTTGGAAAGTGAGGGTGGACTTCATACCACGGGTCGATCAAAGGAGCGCATTCACTGTTGGGGTCGCGCCGTGTCTCTTCCCCAGCGGACTGTTCCGAATCGGAGTGTTCCATCTCCTCGCCTACATCAGGAAAGGCGGGAGGGTCGGAAGTGATTGCCTTCCCTTTATGGCGGGAATAACCTTGGCTTTTCACCAGCGACATGGTGAGAGGTTTTAGTTGGAGAAAATGGGTACGGATGTTTGAAGGGGAAAAGATGCTGAAGAGTA
The DNA window shown above is from Quercus lobata isolate SW786 chromosome 7, ValleyOak3.0 Primary Assembly, whole genome shotgun sequence and carries:
- the LOC115951581 gene encoding uncharacterized protein LOC115951581, translated to MAAIFHDMMHQELEDYVDDIVVKSKRREEHFCVLKRAPIHKRPLLLYLATNSYAIGALITQEDGGGVEQPIYYISRALKDAETRYPRVERACLAIVYASQRLRHYFLAYEVWLMSKSHAIKALLQQPILSGRISQWLLQLSQYDLRMRTPRAAKSQAIADLLAQFPGEEEFPLDNEVPGEVAMAKEVREQWIMKFDGFSTIHSGGVGVVLYLEEDKAVALLFKLEFACSNNTAEYEAYLTRLATTLEMGIKHLKVLGDSNLVVCQTKGSFSLKEPSLALYRAMA